The Chryseobacterium sp. JV274 sequence TGAAAGAAAATAATTCAGAAAAAAGATTTAGATACAATGAAGATTGATAAAAGAATAATCCCCCTGGCCATCGGTGGTTTGGGGATAGGAACTACAGAATTTACCGTAATGGGGCTGTTGCCGGATATTGCAAAAACATTACAGATTACGATCCCGCAGGCCGGACATTTAATTTCTGCTTATGCTATGGGAGTGGTCATCGGAGCTCCGATTCTGATCGGGTACTCGGTGAAATTTCCCCCTAAGAAAGTTTTGATCGCTTTTATGATCCTTTTTACCCTATTTAATGGACTTTCTGCAATTGCTCCAGGATATAACAGTATGCTGGTTATCCGTTTTCTGTCTGGACTTCCTCATGGAGCATTCTTCGGAGTAGGAACGGTAGTCGCTTCAAGAATGGCAGGAAAAGGGAAAGAAGCATTTTATATATCGATGATGTTTACGGGGCTCACGGTCGCCAACCTGGCCATGGTTCCTCTGGTCACCTACATCGGACATACATTCCATTGGAGACTGTACTTTGCTATTGTAGCAGTTATTGGTCTTTTTGCCATATTATTTTTGAAACTGTGGCTTCCTGCAATGGAATCCAATCAAAATACCCATTTCATGGAAGAGCTGAAATTCCTTAAAAATAAACAATCCTGGCTGGTCCTTGCCATTACAGCGATTGGATTTGGAGGTCTTTTCACATGGTTAAGTTATATTACACCTTTAATGACTGTTGTTGCAGGAATCAAAAGCAGCCAAATGGCCTATGTCATGGTTCTTGCCGGAGCCGGAATGGTAGTTGGAAACCTGGTAGGAGGGATCGTTTCAGATAAATTGGGACCTGAAAAAACATGTGCCCTTCTGATCTTCCTGATGATGATTTCTCTGGGAGGAGTATTTTTCCTTGCTGAGCATCAGAATATCGCTCTTATACTGACCTTTATGTGTGGCGCTTTATCGATGTCTATTGCATCGCCTATCAATATTATGATGATGAAAGCTGCTCCAAAAAGCGAAATGATGGCCGCTGCTTTTATGCAGGCAGGTTTTAATATTGCCAATGCAATGGGAGCTTTTTTTGGGGGAATTCCTCTGGAATACGGTTATTCATTCAACTATCCATCACTGGTAGGAGTAGGAATGACTTTTATTGGGGTGATTATAAGTGTAAGGTATATGTATCTGTACGGTTCAAAGGCTCAAAATGAAGAGGAAGTTGCCGCAGAATGTGTATCTTGTGATAAATAAGATTATTCTTTCTTATGAAATAAAAAAAGAGCCTGTTTCTGATTGAAACAGGCTCTTTTGTATAAAATGAGTTTTATGCCTCTACCTCATCTCCATTTTTGCACCAGTAGAGGGCATTGTATAAATTTTCTTTGGGAAAAGATTTAAACTCTCCCGGCATCAGAACACTGAAAATACTGGTAAAATCACGTATACCTTCTTTGTCAGTCACAATGGCCGACCGGTTCCAGTTGGTAAGATTTTTCAATCCTAACAACAGATCTTCAAGCCATGCTCCCATGGTAAAATTATCCAGATCGGTATCCAAATACAATAAGTAATTCAACTCACCGAATTGCTCTACCTTCTCTTTTACGCGCGGAATTACCAGTCTTTCAAAATCCTCTTTCGTTACTTCTCCCGTTGCATTAAATGCTGCAACATTTTCCGGGGCTTCTGGAATAATTGTTATCATAATAAATATTTTATGGTGGTTTGAGTTTTAAAGAACAACAATAATTACACCATAATTTGATGAAAAATTGTTAAAAAAGGTATAAATATTGTTACTTTCAGTGTAAAATATTAATATGGATCTCAAATCAAATGAACCTTTCTGGCTTTTAAAAAACGGACTGTTAGCTTCTTATCCTTCTTTAAAATCAAATGAAGAATGTGATGTTCTTGTTTTGGGAGGTGGTATTACAGGAAGTCTGATTGCCCATCAGATGATAGAAAACGGATATAATACAATCCTTATTGATAAAAGAGAGCTTTGCAATGGAAGCACTTCTGCTACGACTTCAATGCTGCAGTACGAAATAGATGTTCCTCTTTATGAACTGATAGAAAAAATAGGCATAAAAGGAGCTGTTTTAAGTTATAAAGCCTGTAGTGATGCTATTGATACATTGGAAAAACTTTCAAAAATGATTAAATCCAATGCAGGTTTTAAAAGAAAGAAATCTCTGTATTTTGCTTCAAAAAAGAAAGATGCAGAATGGCTGAAGAAAGAATATGAAGTGAGAAAAGAAAACGGATTTGAAGTGCAGTGGCTTGATGCAGAACAGATTCTTGAAAAATTTGAATTTAAAAATACTTACGGCGGTATTTT is a genomic window containing:
- a CDS encoding MFS transporter translates to MKIDKRIIPLAIGGLGIGTTEFTVMGLLPDIAKTLQITIPQAGHLISAYAMGVVIGAPILIGYSVKFPPKKVLIAFMILFTLFNGLSAIAPGYNSMLVIRFLSGLPHGAFFGVGTVVASRMAGKGKEAFYISMMFTGLTVANLAMVPLVTYIGHTFHWRLYFAIVAVIGLFAILFLKLWLPAMESNQNTHFMEELKFLKNKQSWLVLAITAIGFGGLFTWLSYITPLMTVVAGIKSSQMAYVMVLAGAGMVVGNLVGGIVSDKLGPEKTCALLIFLMMISLGGVFFLAEHQNIALILTFMCGALSMSIASPINIMMMKAAPKSEMMAAAFMQAGFNIANAMGAFFGGIPLEYGYSFNYPSLVGVGMTFIGVIISVRYMYLYGSKAQNEEEVAAECVSCDK
- a CDS encoding STAS/SEC14 domain-containing protein; the protein is MITIIPEAPENVAAFNATGEVTKEDFERLVIPRVKEKVEQFGELNYLLYLDTDLDNFTMGAWLEDLLLGLKNLTNWNRSAIVTDKEGIRDFTSIFSVLMPGEFKSFPKENLYNALYWCKNGDEVEA